One Aegilops tauschii subsp. strangulata cultivar AL8/78 chromosome 7, Aet v6.0, whole genome shotgun sequence genomic window carries:
- the LOC109764372 gene encoding transcription termination factor MTERF15, mitochondrial: MCTIVPFPQKKKFVPTFRCPAAAYVSADRRRRRRHAMIHHLRTRVLPLLLRYPPSHLPASHLVPLHCLLSTTASISPKPFSAKDFLVADCGLTRAQALKASRRLSNLTSLSKPEATVAFLLGHGVPRSDIAAAVVADPSLLYASVGMVLAPRFAELSELGFSPSQIVAILSIRRTGALRGNLLFWVRIFDSYPKLLFLAKSNRELLSASLEKVIKPSLTILQECGISARDIAGLSLYSCRLFTVKPKFLVDAVARVEELGVQRCSWMFCRALAALAFKSKDVLARKIQFLHALGFSQDDLVKIAKKAALVLALSDKKIQRSVGFLMKDVGLQASYIARRPALIMYSVERRLLPRYSLLKLLRQKGLLDVELDYYSMASLAEKNFVQNFVDPYKDSVPGLVDEYASACRGKAPKGSAWL, translated from the coding sequence ATGTGTACAATTGTACccttccctcaaaaaaaaaaatttgTACCCACGTTCCGCTGCCCTGCCGCCGCGTACGTTTCCGCTgaccgccgccggcgccgccgccacgCCATGATCCACCACCTCCGAACGCGCgtccttcctctcctcctccgctaCCCACCATCCCATCTCCCCGCCTCCCACCTCGTTCCCCTCCACTGCCTCCTCTCCACCACCGCATCCATCTCCCCCAAACCTTTCTCCGCCAAGGACTTCCTCGTCGCCGACTGCGGCCTCACCCGAGCACAAGCCCTCAAGGCCTCCAGAAGGCTCTCCAACCTCACCTCCCTCTCCAAGCCCGAGGCCACGGTGGCCTTTCTCTTGGGCCACGGCGTCCCCCGCtccgacatcgccgccgccgtggTCGCCGACCCGTCCCTCCTGTACGCCAGCGTGGGGATGGTCCTCGCCCCCCGCTTCGCCGAGCTTAGCGAACTCGGCTTCTCGCCTTCGCAGATCGTGGCCATCCTCTCGATCCGCCGCACGGGCGCTCTCCGCGGCAACCTCCTGTTCTGGGTCCGGATCTTCGACTCCTACCCCAAGCTGCTCTTTCTCGCAAAGTCAAACCGCGAGCTCCTCAGTGCCAGCCTCGAGAAGGTGATCAAGCCGAGCCTGACCATCCTCCAAGAATGTGGGATAAGTGCTCGTGATATTGCAGGTTTAAGCTTGTACTCCTGTCGGTTGTTCACCGTGAAACCCAAGTTTCTCGTGGACGCCGTGGCGCGGGTCGAGGAGTTAGGCGTGCAGCGATGCTCATGGATGTTCTGCCGTGCACTCGCTGCACTCGCCTTCAAGAGCAAGGACGTTCTCGCCAGGAAAATACAATTTTTACATGCGCTGGGGTTTTCACAGGATGATTTGGTGAAGATCGCCAAGAAGGCGGCACTTGTCCTGGCTTTATCTGATAAAAAGATCCAGCGATCTGTGGGGTTCTTAATGAAGGATGTCGGTCTGCAGGCTTCGTACATTGCTCGAAGGCCAGCGCTGATCATGTATAGCGTTGAGAGGCGATTGTTGCCCCGGTACTCCCTGCTTAAGCTTCTCAGGCAGAAGGGATTACTGGACGTGGAATTGGACTATTATAGCATGGCATCGCTGGCTGAGAAGAACTTTGTGCAGAATTTTGTGGATCCTTATAAGGATAGTGTTCCAGGCCTAGTTGATGAGTATGCCTCTGCATGTCGTGGGAAAGCACCAAAAGGAAGTGCTTGGCTATAA